The Cydia splendana chromosome 27, ilCydSple1.2, whole genome shotgun sequence DNA window aggcgtaattagagcgacagaaaaatgcccgcaatttgcgaacttcggttttcgcggttatagcccagttctgatcttagaaaaaaaaaatgggcGAAATAAGTAAGTTAAGGTGAGTatcattaattaataaacttGCGTAGTATATTGAAATAGTGCGTGTATCGGAACGTGGGTGTCTTTTTGCTTCTTCATTCAGTCTTGCAAATGTCACTGTCAGTGCagtgtgtttatttatttatcgtaccTAATGTAGGACGTGCTATATGAGAATTGTGTTCACATTTGCTTCTCATTTAATTGTGCGCTTGCTTTAATATCGCAGTCATAATATAGTAAAACCATTACACTAACTAAGCTTAGCCCGGTTCTAATTAGTCTCACCCAAGACCTAAGAAGAATTGTTTGTGAAAGCGGCTGAGCGAGGCAAGGGCCGCGCAGCCGGAATACAATAAGGCGCATGATACTTACGCCGCTTCAACATTCTCAACTTGAGCAAAATGGCGACGCAGACCGCAACTGCGGCACAAGAATGTGATATCACTATCAGTATTAGGAATGGGAACAGTGAGTTCAAGgaaacattttatgtacaacTCGGTAATTTGTACAAGGAGCAGACAGGAACGGTGAAGAGGCCGTGGACGCAGGACCGGGTCGCGGAGGTCATTCGGCACATCCAGACCGGTAAGGCGGCCGCGGACGCCGGCGGTCGGCGCACGTCCGCGCAGTATTACTGGTCCACCAAATACGATGTCACTCAAATAGGAAGCAAAACTTACCTTATTTTGAAAAAGAAAGCGCCTGAAGATGCTACTGTTCGAGTGATTCCTATGGAACAATATTTTGACTTGTTGTTTGAAATACATCAGGAAATAGGACATGGTGCCTGTGACAAGATGCTGCACAACATTAAGAACAGATTTTATATCCAGAAAAAGGCAATAGAAATATTTCTTGCCTTGTGCCCAACATGTGATGTGAAACGAAATTTGCCCAAAAAAGGCATAGCGCCCAAGCAAGTTTCATTGCAACCTACCATTCCCAaagattttaacatttttaacagCCAAGGGCAGCTTGATGTTATTGATCTTCAGTCAGCACCTGATGGAGATTTCAAATGGTTATTAATGTACCAAGATCATGGTACAAAGTTCATTCATTTGCGACCCCTACAAACTAACCTGCCAACTGAACTTGCTTTGGAATTAGTTAAAATTTTCTTGACTTTTGGAGCTCCCTTCGTGTTACAAAGCAATAACGGCCAGGAATTTACTGCCAAAGTTGTTGAGGAAGTCCTGAAAATCTGGCCGGACTGTAAAATACTACAAGGAGGAGCGAGGCACCCGCAGACACAGGGCAGTGCCGAGTGCAGCACCCGCGACGTGGAGGACATGCTGTACACGTGGATGCGAGACAACCGGTCCACTAACTGGTCTCTCGGATGTCACTTTGTTCAGTATCAAAAGAATGCAGCGGTTCACTGGAGTATCGGCAGAACTCCATATCGAGCAGTATTTGGATGTGATCCAACAGAACAGAGCTCACATGTTCCTTCAAGTGATATTGAAACTATTCAAACTGAAAATCATTTAGAAAAAGTTCCCCATCATGTTGATGACACGAAAGTTGCCacgaacaaaaaaataaatgattccAATCCTCTTAAACAGTATAAAGCAAATGTTTGTACCAACAATGATAAAAAGCTCCTCAATAATGAGAGAATGGAGATGGATCCCACTACTTCTAAAAATGGTAGggtaaaacactgatttaaactttcacgatttttacacattattaaattgtacaacttAATAATGGTACCTAATTCAAAATAATTTCTTAATCACTTAAGTCTAATTTGAATTGTCTTCCTTGTGTCTTTAATGAATGTAACTCTTCCATTATTAAAAAATAGTCTAAAACACTATAATTGAATTGtgtgtataaaaaaataatagtatATCTGCTCTAAATTAATAGTAAGATGCCTACTCACATATTTCCTGTGAGTCTGTGACAAAAAGAGTCTTCATTTtcttatacaataaaaaaaaatagttcaaactaaaaaatttacaaatcatATACACTTTTTCTGATATCATGTTATTAATATATTCTACCCATCTAATGTAGTAACTAGTAAGTGATATCACATGCCAAGGTCTTTATCCAGCGCATACCATGGAGGAAGCAGAGTGGACGGAGCAGGAGGAGGAGCAGCCGGAGACAGGCAACTGCAGGACAGAGACGGGGGAGGCGAGCCCGGAGCCCTCCCATGTCAAGACAGAGCCCGTCTCTGTCAAGCATACTGTAACCTTGAAGGATACTGTAAATGTAAGTATAGCAACACAAGACAACATTCATGATAAAACACCACGGGATTCATTGTGATTGGAatttatgaattatttattatattaaattaacgATGCAATTGATGTTTCAGTGTATTACAATTGTtgctttttttacatttatatcTGTGTGTCtagatatattatttttatattaaatggtaaataaattaaatatggaTACGAAAAAAATATTCCTCTAACGACTCTTATAaacaataaagtaaatatactttttataatataataaaatcttcttgatataaattataaacttttaataaattaaaataattaatgatGTATGTTAAGGAgaagccggcggcggcgcgtgtcAAGAAGGAACCCGAGAAGCAGCGGCAAGTCCGCTTCGAGATCACGCTGGAGCCGCTCCACGGTGAGTCACACACACATACTACTATAGACTAACTTCGCTAAACCTTTCAAGTCGTGGTAGCCGCGACTCTATCGATAAACCAgttttcaaaatacaaaatgATATCAGTTGTATGTTTGAAGCTGAATAGAGCTACCCCTACATATactcagggccggattaagcatgtcggggcccctaggcagtgcgaggctcggggccccctacagtcaattctgcacacagcatatttagtacagggaaataagtttgcgtttttaatttcaatcttcaggcgtcggcCCAGCCGTCCAGCCGATTCGAAttgaacgatgtctttttcgctcttattgcatggacataaagctttatgctattggtttttgccgattccgtcgcgtcaagtgtggggagaACCATTTAGGCTTAAGACCGATTCCCAGTGGAATAACAAAGAtgtgagcttcagcgtcactttcctatctacctaatctacctctaatggcaaattttaagctcaactagtgccgcaaagttgattttctcaatagttaatattttgcgaggctgaacagcgattgtccgaccataagaccaaacgccgaaccacatgattagaatcaacttaataagtaatagtaaagaatttccatatgttaaaattatttaaattactagagttagaccaagataagcctgcaacaattttgatagcactcgcagtgcaagtgtcgtcaagctcaccatacttgttaacctatcgaatgagatgatgcctttactgatactggttagcgatatgtaatcatactacatacctatatgaggcctggacgttagtgagatgacgattcactcattgctggtgtcctactttattacctgcatataaaataagtttcacctgattatccacctggtttcttgaacctcatagtcgcctccaaacctccccttatagcgaccccattcctcacactaagtttaccataagttcatactagccatcaacaattccctcggatcactgttcactctgaatactgatatacgttatatacgttagtcacaatttacatgaggcacatcattaatctaataacaccataagaaagccgttgaattgatccccaaagcaaaattctccctccgtatatctgttcgcacataacctcccttttcttactatcgttcggcgtctaccctcttgtcttgtcctaaaaaatcacaataacctagaagcggttatttaacttaaacatgactgcgagcgccatctactccatgacgctggcaactattagccggtTCGCATGTTCGCGACACTCCCGCCCCGCAGGAAAAAGCTactcttttaattgaaattagatGTCCATAGgcaaacatgtaaataaatcaacaattagatgataagaacactaatgtgaataataatgtatttgagCTGTTCATCCT harbors:
- the LOC134803629 gene encoding KRAB-A domain-containing protein 2-like, whose product is MATQTATAAQECDITISIRNGNSEFKETFYVQLGNLYKEQTGTVKRPWTQDRVAEVIRHIQTGKAAADAGGRRTSAQYYWSTKYDVTQIGSKTYLILKKKAPEDATVRVIPMEQYFDLLFEIHQEIGHGACDKMLHNIKNRFYIQKKAIEIFLALCPTCDVKRNLPKKGIAPKQVSLQPTIPKDFNIFNSQGQLDVIDLQSAPDGDFKWLLMYQDHGTKFIHLRPLQTNLPTELALELVKIFLTFGAPFVLQSNNGQEFTAKVVEEVLKIWPDCKILQGGARHPQTQGSAECSTRDVEDMLYTWMRDNRSTNWSLGCHFVQYQKNAAVHWSIGRTPYRAVFGCDPTEQSSHVPSSDIETIQTENHLEKVPHHVDDTKVATNKKINDSNPLKQYKANVCTNNDKKLLNNERMEMDPTTSKNAHTMEEAEWTEQEEEQPETGNCRTETGEASPEPSHVKTEPVSVKHTVTLKDTVNEKPAAARVKKEPEKQRQVRFEITLEPLHEDELPLGGAREAWAIRGAGRRRTAHSCMICEKEFRKPCMLSIHMRTHTGEKPYGCNICNKRFISPTYLKKHKFRHTGEKPYSCATCHKRFSNSHHLQVHIRLHTGEKPYSCKLCNKDFTQVATLKKHERIHTGERPYECAVCEKGFISSSYLKRHAQIHEKHSYS